In Bradyrhizobium symbiodeficiens, the genomic stretch CGACCGGCTCGTCACCGACAGCTGTCTCGCCATCACGATCGCCGGCTATGGCAGCGCCGATCGCCTCGCCGAGGACAAGGAGCGCGGTCTTGCACTGCTGCATATCTACGGCGCGCGCGGCCTGAAGCCGTTCAGCCTTGCTGGCGGCTCGGCCAAGACGAACGTGGATGTCGTCGGCATCGCCGATCCACAGAGCCAGGGCGGCGCGGCCGGCGTGTCGGTCGTCAAGGCCGCATTGGCGCCGGTCCCGAGCAGCGATTCCATGCTGTCCCCACCACCGGCGGTCGGGTTTTCCGGTGCTCCGGCGATCGACGGCGACGGCAAGTTCGCCGGCGTTGCGCTGCTGAAGCCGACAATGGTTGCGGGACCCGCGACATCGGTGTTGGCGTCGCAGGCCGCGATGGTCTCCGCGGAAACCGCGCGTGATTTCCTGAAGGCGAACGGTGTCGTTGCGAATGGCACGTCCACGGATGCGAAGGCCGCCGTCGTTCGCGTGATCTGCGTACGGAAGTAATTCAGACGACGCCCGCGCTTCCTCTTCTGTCTCGATGCGTGCGGTTAGGACATGTCGCGCCGCGAAGCCATGCTGCTTCCGCTTTGCCTCGTCAGGCTTTTGGAGAAGGTACCAGATTTTCAAGGGGAGCTGTCAGGCGGCAGACGAGACCGGTCGCGTCATAGGAAACGTCGACGGGACCTCCGAAATCGTCTTCCAGCACCCGGGAAATGAGACGTGAGCCAAAGCCCACACGGGAGGGCTTCGATGCCATTGGACCACCAAATTCCTGCCAGATGAAAACGAACTTTGGCTCTCCGCCCTGATCCCCCGCCGTCCAGGTAATCGACACCCGGCCGCTCGCCACAGTCAGAGCGCCATACTTCAAAGCGTTGGTCGCGAGTTCGTGAATCGCCAGGGACAGACCGAGCGCCTGTCGGGACTTGACGACAAGTGGCGGCCCCGAAACCGTGAAGCGGCCTTCGCTTGTCCGATAAGGGGTGAGCGCAGTGTCGATCACATCCCGAAGGGGAGCGGCAGCCCAGTTTCCTGCGGTCAACAGGTCATGCGCGCGCCCGAACGCGCCTAGTCGTGCCTGGTACTTTTCGAGATCGGCTTTGCTCGATGGCTCGCGAAATGTCTGGGCGGCCACCGCGCTCAGGACCGCAAGGGTATTCTTGACGCGATGCTTCAGCTCTTCGTTGATGAGGGCCAGTGCTTCTCTCGCCCTATGCTCGGACGTGACATCCTTGCAAACCACAAGCACGCCGCCCACCTTGCCCTCGAAATCGATCGGACCAAAG encodes the following:
- a CDS encoding sensor histidine kinase, whose amino-acid sequence is MFGKVVRMGADEVSHFLAEGGEMGALTRALDWSKTPVGSPETWPQSLRVTVRLVLTSRHPMFIWWGPDLIQFYNDAYRETMGPERHPSALGARGRECWAEIWDVIGPQIEHVMAGKGATWNEDQLVPVTRHGRREDVWWTYSFGPIDFEGKVGGVLVVCKDVTSEHRAREALALINEELKHRVKNTLAVLSAVAAQTFREPSSKADLEKYQARLGAFGRAHDLLTAGNWAAAPLRDVIDTALTPYRTSEGRFTVSGPPLVVKSRQALGLSLAIHELATNALKYGALTVASGRVSITWTAGDQGGEPKFVFIWQEFGGPMASKPSRVGFGSRLISRVLEDDFGGPVDVSYDATGLVCRLTAPLENLVPSPKA